The stretch of DNA AGGTCTATTCATAAATCCATCCAGCTACCAGCCTTTGACTTACTTTAATCTATTCACAGCAGGATGGTGCTGCATAGTTGTGCATGTAACGGTTTAGCCTACAAGGATTCACTCTTACATTAGTCACAGTtctccggtgtcgaccagaggaggatgggttcctcttttgagtcttggttcctctcaaggtttcttcctcttgatccgaggcagtttttccttgccactgtcgccattagcttgctcaaaagaggctcggacccggatcttgttaagctgctttgtgagaatGTCTGTTGtgaaagtgctatataaataaaacttcaGAATGAACAGTTAGGAGAGAAATCTGACATTGCTAAGAAATAAAGGTTTTATTGAGCAGCTTCACCACCATGAGAAGTTTATTCATTGTACAATACAAACTATTAAAGTGACCAGATTTGTTCTGTGATGAGTGATTATAGAATGTATAACACAACATATTGTGCAGGTGAGAAACCAGTGTGACACATTAGGTTAGTTCATCTAGGATGTTTAATCCAGCTAAAGAATTTAGAGTCAGCTTAACTAACTGAGTTGGGGACATATTTAATTGTTTGTTGGTCTATAAAAATGTTGATCTATAATGAAACAATTGATCAAGTTGGAAGTTTAAAAATACCAATTCACTAAtgctaaaatacaaaaatacaacatGTTTACTGTGTGTATTTAACTATATGTAATATagttaaatatgtaatatgtaaatgttACAAATCATGACCATACATGTATTATCGAATGTAAAAACTTAAATTAGTCTCCAAAAAAACCACTGCAAagcaaatacatttaaaaaaaataaatagatgtatatacatcttcaaaattaaaaaaaagattacatCAGTGTACTGTACTCAGGgcccaaataataataataaaaataataataacttaaaaagaagaaggagaaggagtagaaagaagaggagaaggagaaggagaaggaggagaagaagaaggaggaggagaagaataaGCAAGAAAGAAAATGTAAGCAAAACATGGGGGAAAAGGcttgtatatatgtttttatgaatattttttacacacacatttgacATGTAGGTTCTAAAATAGTTTCAGTGCTCACACCTAAAACTGAATCATTACTCACCCTGCAAACACACTTCATGTAAAACAGATTAAATATAAAACAGATTAACATTCAACTTATTTAACTCGTTTCAAATTGCAGCCATAAAAATATCATAACTGTGATAGTTTGTTTCTGGTTATGGCAATATGGAGCCCATATACTACTCTGACATGTAAAAAAACTTCATATATAATTTATTGCTGAAATACTGAACACTACAACATATTTTACGATTATAATAGCCAAAGTTCAGCGCTCTCACAAACACTTTAAGTACACTGACACGCTCATCAGTTCCTTCTTTTCAGTCGTGATGCTTTAACAGTCTTGTGTATGCAGAGGGTTTAGCACTGTTGTTGTGGCTCCTTGGAACAGTGGATTTTGAGTCTGAAAGGCAGTGAACGTTAAGGGTTAAGTACTAAttctgaactaaactgaatttaGGTTTAGAGTATTTGAGACTTCTGAATGGCAGGGCTAACAATGACAATCTTCTGTCTTAGCAAGGATgaaagtaaatcagtaaaaaaaaatcctgccaGTAGCCttttgtgtgtatgagtgtgtgtgtgagagagagagtgcgagagagagagagagacaaacctCTTTCCAGTCAGTTTGCTCCTGTGCCTTGATGAAGCTGCGATATTCCCGCAGATCATACAACTCCAGCAATACTTtgtagatgatgatgatggcaaTGCCGATAAAAACAATGGTTGAGACTGACGTACCAATGATCACCGCAGTTTTATCAATGCTGCCTGTGAACCAGAAGGACAAAGACTGAGTATCTAAACCGTTGAACTTGTTTTGGTGGTGTCAAATGTCTTTTTAATAGTAGTCTTCTTTTCTGTGGCATAATTCCAGTGTGTGGAGATGGTTTTGGAGAAGTTTTAAAAACCTTAAAAAGGCACCCGTGTGCTGAAGGTGCTGCTTTTCAGGGCAGTGATTAATTTTAGCACTTGAATGAATGTGGCAACATTTACAGGGAAAAGAAACACTAACTGACTATAAATGTAACTTAAACTGACTCTACACACCACAtagactcacacacacctcacacacacacagctagccAACAGACTCCTGTGGGCAGTGCCCTGTGACCACCGATGAATGACCAAAATAGACTGTgcacagcactgctgtatctgatccacttgtaccagcgcaactcacaccaacacaccacttTCATGtctgtgtcactgcagtgctgacaatggcccaccacccaaatactacctactctgtggtggtcctgtggggtcctgaccattgaagagcAAGGCGAAAGAAGGCTAACAAtgtatacagagaaacagatggactacagtctgtgattacagagctacaaagtgctcctatatggcaaGTGGAGCTAATAAAATGAGCAAATGTTGAGCAAGCTGTAACATCTTCATATGTCATGACATGAATCGCTTGCAGTTTTTTTACTAATTTCCCACTCCCCTTCACCTTCACACATGTTAATGTGACGTGAAAATAaacgtgatttgatttgatgttaTATTACaatcttatatatatacaatctacatatatatacttGTATAATTTTCAACCCAGTTTTAGCTATTCCCTATTCCCACCTCATCACACAATGCTGCCATTGCTGGGAGGATGAAGGCTAATGTGAAGAAATATGCTTTCCTTATATAAGGAGAGCGCTCACGTCAGAGAACATGTTTTCATTCCAAATCAGGCTATCATGGTTAGTTAGTTTGCTTAAGCTGTTCTCCTGCACCCACAGGGAGCCATTGCAGGCCTGGTGAGTTTAAGGAGTTAACTTCAAACagaaagcttttaaaaatgtgcaGAACATACCTGGCAAATCAGCATATTGGATTATCACTGTGCCATCCGGCTTCAGCATCACGTCATAAATGACACCCTCATGTACACATGGCAGATTGGGATTGTCTTTCAGATGGATTAGCTGGACTGACTCACAATCCACTAAGCATGAGTGACTGTGCTGTTTATTCTGGATTGTACACTCCACGCATTTTCTAAACATAGCACATACAAAGTTTAAAGACCATACACACAACAGAGCTGAAACAGTATTTTAATGACATATCTTTGCCTGTTGAAGGAACAGAAAAGAAGGTTTAAATGAAATAGGCAAACAAATACTTACTTATATTTTAGGCATGGAGTGGCAAGCTGGGAGCAATCCGGTTCCAAGAACCCAGCCTCGCACTTACACTGGTTACACGTACAATTCCCATGGTTGCTACACAATACCCCATTCTTATTCAGacacttttttctttccttaGAGCATCCACATGCAGAGCCTGTGTATAATTCAGTGCAGCGGCACTTGCCACATTCACATGTACCTTGCCCTGTAAcaaatacaccccccccccacacacacagaagagaTTCAGTGTCATACATTCATTTCTTATGTACATACTGTTCTTTTGATAATGAGTAATGTAGACTTATTCATTGGTATACTCATTATTCAGTGATTTTTAAATCCATTACCTCAGGCCTATTACCTCCTTGCTTAGATTATTAGACCTTAGACTGACAATTATACTCTATGTTCTTAAAAAGTAGATGTTCCTATACGTACGTAACTAGGAAATAAGCATTTAGGTATCGTGCTCCATTTGACTGGAATATGTTTCATGTCTAGGTATTACATAAGGTAAAcgtttttttatattgtattgtagGGCTGGacatatggtaaaaatactatatcacaatatttatatactttttcGCAAAACAATAttcatcacaatacatgtaatcacagactacaAATATCAGTAACAATAGATTCTTATAAagtactattcagatactctcccatacagaaTAGTGAGTGGTtgttattcaacatctgctggcCTTCATCTAACTAACcaatctaattacactgttagtaatgaaactgaaaatgatttttttttctcctcagtgAGATCTTTCCTGgttaaatgaaataaagaaaactaAATAGCAACATTTTCCTGAGGCATGTTAATGGGTCTAATCATGCCCCTGATATGATGTCATTCATTTCCATAGTCTTGGACATAATTGGGAGTTttaacaggataatgaccccaaaAACTATGTCGAAAGTGCCTGTGGTATGGACACAGCATATTAACATGAAGCTTTTGGAATAGCCTTCCCAAAGATCTCAATCACAAATATGtgaactgtgcttaaaagtctgGTTTGTGCCAGGAAACCAACAAATTGAACTCCCTGAAATTGGTAATCCCCTGAACACCACCAATGCAGCAGAGAGAAACTTGGTTAATATAGTGAAGTGTTGTCTGGCCATTGCCCTGGCCATTGTATTATTGACCAGCTCACCGTTGCAGATTTTGCTGTCATGGCGCTCACAGCTGTCATCATCACATTCGCAGAATTCGCCTCTGAAATGCCCGCTACATGTACACTTGCCACATTCACAGTTGCCATGCCCGCTGCACACTTGGGACTCGTTGTTCCGCCGACAGCTCCTTAGCATGACATCAGCGGATGCCATGTCACGATGCTGCTTACACTCACATTGCTGACCCAGGTAACCTTCATGACATCTGagacatacaaacacacaaaaactaGTGGTAAGAGTTTGTTTTGGGTGAGCTTTTATGAACTCACATTAATGATAAGAAGCACACGGTGCACCAGGGTATCAATATTGTTAATACACCGATCATTCATGACATTCCTACCGTATGTCTAATATTGAACAGGTCGCCCCTTGTGCCGTCACAATAGATCTGACCTTTGGGGCATGGACTAAACTATTTTGTGGgcagtggaatggctgatttctaaGTGTTCTTTTTAGATCCCTCCCCAGACTgacctgcatctacaaccttctttctgaaggcatcagaaagctctttggatctcaccatggtaataacactcattttaccaatcaagagcaaactaaatgaggtttaaataagaccagctcctccaaaatcctaatgttctaatcatctgcagctaacGTCgggcacctgattctaatttaaGCATTTGAACTAGTAATAAATGCAAGAATATCCCATCTTTTTCCTCATataaaaattttatttttattcattacatAAAGTTTTATGGGATGTCCTAACTTTCTGTCTGTATACTCATAGTGTAAAGTTTGTAACTGGCACTTATTCTGAACTTAAAGTTAATTGACAgatttttgtttaaaataagtTTGGGCAGTTAAGTATCACTGGTGAGAAAATCTGCAGCGGCAAGGTGAGTTGGTTAATTCCCTTTCCCTGCTGGTAGGGGGTGCTGCAGACCATAAGAGATGATAACTCTACCTGCAGACTCCACAAATGAGTGTTCCATTTCCTTTACAGTGCTCTGTGTTCTCCTCAATGTCACAGTTGCAATTACACAGTGTCTCCACAGTCACCTTCAGGACCTCACTGATGCCCTGCATTCGAATCTCAAGCACCTCAGGCCCCGGCAGACAATTTGATGCGTTTAGACGAACTGTGAACTCCACCTGCAACCAACAAAAGCACCAACAATAATCAGGACACCACACACAGATATAAAGAGACTGAACTGAGCCCAGTAGGAGTGCATTCAGAGAAACACTGAAAAATCTGTGGGACAAATATATTATAGATAATGCTCACAAAAATAAAGATTAATGAGTTAATGAAATACCTATATGAGAGTGTTTTGACAGAGGTCTGTTCAGTGATGCGTAGAGGGATGAGTCCACGTTAAAACATTTCATtagtttaaatgtttattagGGCTGTTTTGaagttgtttttgtgtttatttgttttttcagttATGAAAACTATATACTTATACTCCCTTTACCTAAGAAAATGAAGATGTCCGTTTCAAATGATGTAACAGTCACTGCTCACATGTTTCTTTGCATCCTTTACGTTGGCTTGGGCGTTAAACCTTTGACGCTGTATTTCCCTGTAATGGATTTAATATCCATTACAGGGAAATACAGCGTCAAAGGTTCCTTACAACAACAAGCATTGCAATGGTGGACAAGGTCGTGATAACCAGAGTTTCTTCTTCACAGTGTTCACATGGTAGTGGTCATTAAGGTTTCTGAGAACGTGCCCAAATACAGATGAAATGAATGCAGAGTACAAACATAAGGCTCCGTCCATATCCGTATTCAATGTTGAGCAGAAATTAGCCTTTAGAGGGTAcaatggactttaacattttaaaattattcttttttattacttCTTTACTTTTGAAATAAAATTGAAGTGTGCTCTACTAGAGTACTCGGATATGTTTACTTAGATTTAggcaggtttatttgtcatgcctgcccctgttctacatttacatttatggcatttagctgacgctcttatccagagcgacttacatggttactcatattacagaggagggccaatgcagtgttaggagtcttgcccaaggactcttattggtgtagcgcacccagactgggaatcgaaccctggtctccaacatggtgtaatagctcactgacAGCTAGTGGTTTTAACTGTTACGACTTCTGTCTTgcctgcctctgttttgtgtaACCATGTGCTCTCCAGCAGGAGGATCTGTTTATGTCTATCTGTCCTAgcccctcctgttcattagtgttcccacctgtgcctcctctgcAGCCAcaccccttgttagtcccaggtgttcctcgttgtctctctgtataagtacccctttgtttcaaccTTCCCTGGTCTGGTTTTGTGCATGTAAACAAGTCTGTTTCTGTGGCAGTTTATGGTTTGTTAGGTAGTCTTGTTTGCTTGTGTCTTTGGTTacgtttcagtgtttgttttctttgttagtTTTAGTGCTTGGTGGGTTGGTTTGTTCTGTTCctgtttgtttaatttttagttttagtatttGGATTATTTTTCCAGTATGTGTCCCTTTTGTAGTCTGTTTGCTTTGTGTTGCTTTTATggttaaaaaaaaccctgcattTGCCCCTGCCACCGCCCCCAAGCTCAACACGCTGTAACATTATTGGTAGTTTTCTCCCTACACAACAACAGTGTGTCATTCAGTTATAGTCATTATTACAATAGGGAACATATAATTAAATCTAAAGAAGCAATCCAGAAACTACTTTTCTGGGTTAGGCCAAAGTTGTGCAAATTAGATTTGTGGCCAAGCTATTATTTTAGCCTATGAAATCTGTGAGTAGAGAAGAGGAGCGGCACAACCTAGTGCCCGTATGAATTTGTGCCCAATGATTTTGGGCAGGCTATAGACCCACAGCAACCCtaaccaggaagaagcagataagatgtTTTTGAGCAATATGTGTTTTACAAGCAACCTTGTTTTTCTCGGAAAGTCTGGTCATGTGGATCTTGTAGACAGTTGGAAGGAAGTGACAAAGAGGTTGTGCAAACTGTCTAGAGCCCCAGTGTCAATAACAGATGGGAATTCCTACAGTATGTGCTGTAATCTATACCTAGCTTTAGCTCTATGTAGTTCTGTTTACTCAAGCAAACACTCCCCCTTTAAAAACTCTGATTTGCACTAGTTAAACAGATCAAATTAGGAGCGTTAACATTCGAGTTTTTATAcaagcaaccttggttacagcaCCTACTGTTTATGAACAAAGTATGGGCAACCATTAGAACTGAATTGTAACAGATGAGAGAATGGTTGTAACCATGCAGATATTTCTGACAACAATTAACAAGGCTGAGCTGAACCAAAGTTATTTCTAAGACCAGGCTCCCATTTCTATAAACAGGGAAAGATCAAAATACTCAGAACTGAAGGTCAACCCGACAAAAAcctcattaacattaacatagcATTTGGCTCAATACtgctaaaaaaacattttaagcttttttttctggCTGCTACACTTGAGGGGGGCTTTCCCCAGTAGAATATTACAAGAATTTCCATTCATATTTCGACCAGTCACCAGTCTTCTCCTTTCTAACATCTTTAGCTGAACTTGGTacttggacactttattagctCTATCCGTATCAAAAAAGGTGAGCCTTATAGTTTCTATAGCAGCTATCTTAGACTGTATACAGAGCTCAACATATGGATCAGATAATTTTCGAATCACAGCTATGATGTTATTTGCAGGAATACATGGCATCTTGTGTTCCATtgcttaaatatattttatttacatgacCTCTATAATCCTTTTTTGATGCATAAAGATATTTTAGATGTATTTGGGAGGATATGGACTTCTCTCTCTGGTTCTCTGGGGAGGCTTAGATTTAAGCTTTAACAGTTCTGTActtcagcctggctagctctcactgctTTAAGTTGAGCATAAAATCAGTCTCTGCTTGTTCTGGGGGCTGCCGCctgtgctgctgatgctgtGGGCTGTGGCTGCTGATAATGAAAGTGACAGTGATGGAGCTGACCTTTTCGTTGACCTTGATGCCAGTACACTCTCCTCTGCGCTGCCACTCACTGGGTTCTCCTGTTTTGCAGTAGGACCTATAGGACACTTGTAGGCCTGCAGGGGTTCGGTCCTGCTCCAGCAGCAAAGTGGATGACAGGTTCTGCAGGCAATacgcacacacattcacacacacacacacacacacatacatacacacacacaatgtgccTCTTATTATATTCTGATATTTGAACCATTTTACCTGTACAGCACTACATATACAGTTcattgtcgctgtcacacaaaaacctcatatctccaaaacgaCGAATCTTAAAAACCTTAATTGTTAACAAATGTTGTTCATGtttgagcatttttattggtccattcatcatggaagtttaaaataatgtaaagaacatctgaCATATTTAAATTATATCAAAAAGTAAAACCAGCATAAATGGAGACAGTTTTGGAGTTCTTGCAAGACAGTGACAGTATGATATATGAACCATGTAACTGTATTTTCTCATGATAAAATTGTTTCTAATTTACTCAAAGGAAGAAACTACACCTCTATTGTAACACAAATAAACCCAGTTAgaaatgttgtgtgtgtgagagttacTGTGCACTATACTGGTTGTTAGTCTGAGGAAGACCTTTTAAGTCTGATGATCAGTGACCTACACCAtccacatagacacacacagccTAAGTTTCAGTTCTTTTTCTAGGAAGGTCTTTTCACGTGGATCATGTGGACAGTCACAAGAACAAGCAAATTCAACATATCATAAAAATGAGGGCAGCatgttttacaacaaatgtctgGGTGAGGATGGAAAATGACAGAACAGCACAGGTTACAGTTCATttcaggtgaagctcattacTGAGCCACAAGAAGACAGACGTCATAAATGGATTCACCTAAAACTACAGAGGTGCATCATTATACATGTGAGATCTTATCAGAAGCAATGTATGTCATTCGCGTAACTCATCTACTTGCCATCCACTAGCAGTGTTTCGCTTGATAAGACATTAAGACGTGAGACATGGATGTCGACAGTCACTAAATGTGTCACTGGGGTTGTGAAAGTGTGCCATCTGCGCGTGTAAGAGCAAGATGAATACTGCATACAGAAGATATTTTCTTAGCAGCATGACTAACATTTCCTTGCTACTGTCACTGACACAGAGAGTATGTTGTAAGGGTGCCAGCACGGAACTCCTGATATTGCTGTGGCCAGATTTGTCAGCTGTTTACCATGTAAATGAAGTCACTAAACATGACTGAAATCTTCTGGAGAGTttagctacactcttaaaaatgaatggTTCCTTGAGTGAGGAAAAGGGTCTTCACAATCACAAGTCTCTATTACAAAATTGTGAATGAGGTTTTCTAGCAAAACTAACAAATGTTTAGTTGTTTGCAATACACCTATCAAACTAGAACCATTAAAAATAGCTCTACACAACTACTATAACAATATATTCTGTAAATCCAACACTGCAGGTGTATCCCCCTGAACAGAATCCCTCCtaagagcacacatttgcaaatcaggtgCCAAGTCAAGGGCTGTTTCATTGTGCTTAagataaacacaataaaatcaAATACCTTGACTGGCTAGGGGTTTGTTAACTGTGACATTTGActgcatgttagaaatatggctTAGTCAAGGGAGTTTCATAAGAGATTCATTAACAATAAAAAAGGATTCATATAGAGAGCAACGGCTTGGAATGTTCCTAGAGATACAGCTGAAAGCACAGTTCACAAGTTTACAGTTAtaggaacactggctacactacctggacgtgGAGGAAAGAGGAAGCCATAACCTGGGGAGGCAATTGGTCAACAACTCTCGAGTGTCGAGtgcaaaagacctgcagcaagatttggtggcagcaggcacttCAGTTTATACAGTAAggcacacactaaacactgaagGCCTCCATGCCCGTATACCTCTACTGACtcaaaagcacaagaaaggtaAGGTAAACTCTGCTCAAAAACATAAATATGCCACAGaaggattctgttctgtggtgtGATGAAACACATCTAGAACATTTTGGGCCTATGGATCAGTggatgtctggaggaggaacaaTAAAGCATACTCTGAATAAACACTCTGCCTCCAGTAAATATTGAAAGTGGCTTAGTGATGCTTTGGGgttgctttgcttcctctggtgtAGGAAACATGCAGTGTGTGGAGGACAAGATGGAATCAATCAAGTATCGGGAAATCCTAAGAGAAAACTTCATGCCTTGGgtgtcattggaccttccaagcatacctcaaagtctacagaggcttggtttcagaaggaGTTCTGAAAGGATTCTGGAATGGCTGCCACAattgcctgacttgaaccccacagAAAACCTGTGGTGAGATTTAAAGAAGGCATAGGAATATTGGTCAGCAGGATGACACTGCCCATGAGAAATGGGCTAGGATTCCCGCTGGAGCGGTACCAGAAGCTAGTGCttggctatgcatcacatttgcagcaggtcacaacagcaaaagggtgctctactaagtactgaagacgcttgtcatgaagggggtGAATAATCCTGAGACTGCAGTAGTGGTTATTCTGTGTTGAATATGAAGATATGACTTTtatattttgctaataaacctcaTTTGCAATGGAGGGCGaactatgtaaatgtaaatataatagaAACAAATAGGAAATGACAGGAGATAGGACAGGACATACCTGCCCAACTGATCTACTGCTAAACATTCTGAAACTCTTTACTCACCCCATAAGCTTCAGAGATGAGCTGGACCACATTACTGGAGTCATCTTCCAGCACACCAACCACCGACTGAGGAATCAGTGCACTAAGGGCCTATGAGTTTGAGTATGTGTGgtgagagtgacagagagacacagcgacagagagagagatggaaagagattTAACTACTGAAAATCTCAGATAACG from Salminus brasiliensis chromosome 7, fSalBra1.hap2, whole genome shotgun sequence encodes:
- the itgb7 gene encoding integrin beta-7 isoform X2; amino-acid sequence: MVVTFGLVGVVLLQFLGQPCVAVQEPVCQPKASCDECLRSPGCVWCKGQGFLKQGESNERRCDSLNSLKARNCTDVFAPTGEKITMKNSNLNSNPENVVQLKPQSLKVKLRVGVPEEFKVEFRRAEGYPIDLYYLMDLSYSMKDDLEKIKNLGQNILNKLQEVTKTVRIGFGSFVDKERLPYVSQVKSKRRNPCLNRVDDCQPAFTFQNVLPLTDTAKEFKREVSKQKISGNLDSPEAGLDAIMQAAVCQNEIKWGNVTRILVYTSDDTFHMAGDGRLAGIFRPHDGQCHLKDGFYDGKTFDYPSIGHLSRVLQANNIQLIFAVTEKSVPAYKALSALIPQSVVGVLEDDSSNVVQLISEAYGNLSSTLLLEQDRTPAGLQVSYRSYCKTGEPSEWQRRGECTGIKVNEKVEFTVRLNASNCLPGPEVLEIRMQGISEVLKVTVETLCNCNCDIEENTEHCKGNGTLICGVCRCHEGYLGQQCECKQHRDMASADVMLRSCRRNNESQVCSGHGNCECGKCTCSGHFRGEFCECDDDSCERHDSKICNGQGTCECGKCRCTELYTGSACGCSKERKKCLNKNGVLCSNHGNCTCNQCKCEAGFLEPDCSQLATPCLKYKKCVECTIQNKQHSHSCLVDCESVQLIHLKDNPNLPCVHEGVIYDVMLKPDGTVIIQYADLPGSIDKTAVIIGTSVSTIVFIGIAIIIIYKVLLELYDLREYRSFIKAQEQTDWKETQNPLFQGATTTVLNPLHTQDC
- the itgb7 gene encoding integrin beta-7 isoform X1, yielding MQVVTFGLVGVVLLQFLGQPCVAVQEPVCQPKASCDECLRSPGCVWCKGQGFLKQGESNERRCDSLNSLKARNCTDVFAPTGEKITMKNSNLNSNPENVVQLKPQSLKVKLRVGVPEEFKVEFRRAEGYPIDLYYLMDLSYSMKDDLEKIKNLGQNILNKLQEVTKTVRIGFGSFVDKERLPYVSQVKSKRRNPCLNRVDDCQPAFTFQNVLPLTDTAKEFKREVSKQKISGNLDSPEAGLDAIMQAAVCQNEIKWGNVTRILVYTSDDTFHMAGDGRLAGIFRPHDGQCHLKDGFYDGKTFDYPSIGHLSRVLQANNIQLIFAVTEKSVPAYKALSALIPQSVVGVLEDDSSNVVQLISEAYGNLSSTLLLEQDRTPAGLQVSYRSYCKTGEPSEWQRRGECTGIKVNEKVEFTVRLNASNCLPGPEVLEIRMQGISEVLKVTVETLCNCNCDIEENTEHCKGNGTLICGVCRCHEGYLGQQCECKQHRDMASADVMLRSCRRNNESQVCSGHGNCECGKCTCSGHFRGEFCECDDDSCERHDSKICNGQGTCECGKCRCTELYTGSACGCSKERKKCLNKNGVLCSNHGNCTCNQCKCEAGFLEPDCSQLATPCLKYKKCVECTIQNKQHSHSCLVDCESVQLIHLKDNPNLPCVHEGVIYDVMLKPDGTVIIQYADLPGSIDKTAVIIGTSVSTIVFIGIAIIIIYKVLLELYDLREYRSFIKAQEQTDWKETQNPLFQGATTTVLNPLHTQDC